A region from the Cytophagia bacterium CHB2 genome encodes:
- a CDS encoding tyrosine--tRNA ligase, with product MANAFDILKERGFVEQVSDEERLRQILNEKTITCYVGYDATATSLHVGNLLSIMMLGHLQRAGHRPIALLGGGTTMIGDPSGKTELRKMLTREQIVANGRRIQQQFGRVLDFGPGKAMMVDNAEWLLDLNYIEFLREIGRHFSVNRMLAAEAYKQRLETGLSFLEFNYQILQAYDFLMLNRKHGCVLQMGGNDQWGNILAGVELIRRVENKEAFALTAPLLTTSDGKKMGKTAAGAIWLDAEMLSPYDFYQYWINVDDRDVVRLLQLYTFLPMAEIARFKQVQGAELREVKALLAFEVTKLIHGEEQTQKAKNAAQALFGEAGDDANIPKVTLKAAMFDNGLGVIDLFHAAGIVESKSEARRLIQQGGAYINRRRIETIDERVNMADLDKGELLIRAGKKRYQKVVVE from the coding sequence ATGGCAAATGCTTTCGACATTCTCAAAGAGCGCGGTTTTGTGGAGCAAGTCTCAGACGAGGAACGGCTGCGCCAAATTCTAAATGAAAAAACGATAACCTGCTACGTCGGCTACGACGCCACGGCGACCAGTCTGCACGTCGGCAATCTGCTTTCAATAATGATGCTTGGACATTTACAGCGCGCCGGGCATCGTCCCATTGCTTTGCTCGGCGGCGGCACCACCATGATCGGCGATCCCAGCGGCAAAACCGAGTTGCGCAAAATGCTCACGCGCGAGCAGATCGTGGCCAACGGCCGGAGAATTCAGCAGCAATTTGGCCGGGTGCTGGATTTCGGCCCGGGCAAGGCCATGATGGTCGATAATGCCGAATGGCTGCTGGACTTGAATTACATCGAATTCTTGCGCGAGATTGGCCGGCATTTCAGCGTCAATCGCATGCTGGCTGCCGAAGCTTACAAACAACGCCTCGAAACCGGGCTCTCGTTTTTAGAATTCAATTATCAGATTTTGCAAGCGTATGATTTTTTAATGCTTAATCGCAAACACGGCTGTGTGCTGCAAATGGGCGGAAATGATCAATGGGGAAATATTTTGGCAGGCGTTGAGCTGATTCGCCGGGTGGAGAATAAAGAAGCATTTGCGCTCACCGCGCCGTTGCTCACAACTTCCGACGGCAAGAAGATGGGAAAAACAGCCGCGGGCGCCATTTGGCTCGATGCGGAAATGCTGTCACCGTACGATTTTTATCAGTATTGGATCAATGTGGATGATCGCGATGTGGTGCGCCTGCTACAGTTGTACACCTTTTTGCCAATGGCTGAGATTGCGCGATTCAAACAAGTGCAAGGCGCGGAACTACGCGAGGTCAAGGCCTTGCTTGCATTCGAAGTGACCAAGCTCATTCATGGCGAAGAGCAGACTCAAAAAGCTAAAAATGCGGCGCAAGCATTGTTCGGTGAGGCTGGCGATGATGCCAACATCCCGAAAGTCACGCTCAAAGCAGCGATGTTTGATAACGGCCTGGGTGTAATTGACCTTTTCCATGCTGCCGGAATTGTCGAATCAAAGAGCGAGGCTCGCAGATTGATACAGCAAGGCGGCGCTTACATAAATCGGAGAAGAATTGAGACGATTGATGAGCGTGTCAATATGGCAGATTTAGATAAAGGTGAGTTGCTTATCCGTGCGGGAAAGAAGCGCTATCAAAAGGTTGTCGTTGAGTAG